In Poecilia reticulata strain Guanapo unplaced genomic scaffold, Guppy_female_1.0+MT scaffold_318, whole genome shotgun sequence, the DNA window AAATTTAATTAGGCACAAGAGGATTCACACTGGAGAAATGCCGTTCTCATGTGTGACgtgtggaaaaggtttttgtCAAAAACCGAATTTTACTCGGCACATGAATATTCACAACGGTGaaaagccatttttatgtgtgacctgtggaaaatgtttcaatctAAAACGACTTTTAACTAAGCACATGAttattcacactggtgaaaagctgTTTgaatgtgtgacctgtggaaaaagtttttctgaaaaacataatttaactaGGCATATGATGACTCATACTGGTGAAAAGCCGTGTTCATGTgtgacttgtggaaaaagttttagtctcAAACCGAACTTAACTCGgcacatgaggattcacactggtgaaaagctgttttcatgtgtgacctgtgggaAAGGTTTTGGTCACAAACAACATTTGACTCgacacatgatgattcacacaggtg includes these proteins:
- the LOC103460877 gene encoding gastrula zinc finger protein XlCGF8.2DB-like, with product MVVPVDEQTSHTESEPNMNQVIFQEAAEAENQNQKRKPFSCAICEKRFAFRSAFEAHMRTHMGEKPFSCVTCGKRFCEKPNLTNHMRIHTGEKPFSCVTCGKNFNMNQNLIRHKRIHTGEMPFSCVTCGKGFCQKPNFTRHMNIHNGEKPFLCVTCGKCFNLKRLLTKHMIIHTGEKLFECVTCGKSFSEKHNLTRHMMTHTGEKPCSCVTCGKSFSLKPNLTRHMRIHTGEKLFSCVTCGKGFGHKQHLTRHMMIHTGEKP